One part of the Bactrocera dorsalis isolate Fly_Bdor unplaced genomic scaffold, ASM2337382v1 BdCtg097, whole genome shotgun sequence genome encodes these proteins:
- the LOC105224068 gene encoding PI-PLC X domain-containing protein 3 yields the protein MMDDDGRWMTSLPNELRDLPIINLAIPGSHDTMSYGIKSGAKPAPDAERSTRWLNFFFPWCVRRWAKTQSSSILEQLLLGVRYFDLRVCQNNDKFYFAHGLFAMEIFEPLEELKRFLLSNKGEVCILDFQHFYDMNLLHHAQLQNLLLQLFNSLLYTKFHGTITDFTLNRCSTLGTQIFLIYRRCPLPLPKEFWPSNIWPTPWPNVTSIKKLETYLQKSLLSRKPSQGYVTQCVLTPSGKYITLRFFSSLRKTAKKVNKKLKPWIEEQIPGPFLDNESPKTNVFITDFASLDNGQFCKMVIGLNYKIESVSKIGDS from the exons atgatgGATGACGACGGTCGATGGATGACATCACTTCCAAATGAATTGCGCGATTTGCCAATCATCAATCTTGCAATACCCG GCTCTCATGATACAATGTCATATGGCATAAAATCTGGAGCAAAGCCTGCTCCAGATGCTGAAAGGTCCACAAGGTGGTTGAATTTCTTTTTCCCTTGGTGTGTGAGACGTTGGGCGAAAACACAGTCTTCTAGTATTTTGGAACAATTGTTGTTAGGAGTGCGTTATTTCGATTTGCGTGTATGCCAAAATAACGATAAATTCTATTTTGCGCATGGGCTCTTTGCAATGGAAATTTTTGAACCACTGGAAGAACTTAAACGatttttactttcaaataaGGGAGAGGTTTGCATTTTGGACTTTCAACATTTTTACGATATGAACCTGTTACATCATGCCCAACTACAGAACCTCTTACTACAATTATTTAACTCTCTGCTGTACACTAAATTTCATGGAACTATAACTGATTTTACTTTGAATAGGTGTAGTACATTGggtacacaaatatttttaatttaccgGCGTTGTCCCTTGCCATTGCCAAAAGAATTTTGGCCAAGTAATATTTGGCCGACTCCATGGCCAAATGTAACTTCCATAAAGAAACTTGAAACATATCTTCAAAAATCTCTTCTGTCCAGAAAACCTTCGCAAGGATACGTCACACAATGTGTATTGACACCTTCTGGTAAATACATAACACTCAG GTTCTTTTCCTCTTTACGTAAAACTGCGAAAAAAGTTAACAAGAAATTGAAACCGTGGATTGAGGAACAAATACCCGGACCGTTTTTGGATAATGAATCACCTAAAACAAATGTGTTTATTACAGATTTTGCCAGTTTAGATAACGGACAATTTTGTAAGATGGTTATAGGccttaattataaaattgaaagtGTGTCCAAAATCGGTGATAGttaa